In Cydia strobilella chromosome 6, ilCydStro3.1, whole genome shotgun sequence, one DNA window encodes the following:
- the LOC134742339 gene encoding ARF GTPase-activating protein Git translates to MMISRSKHRSSVEVCADCGASDPSWASINRGLLLCAECCSVHRSMGRHISHVKSLRQGTWPPSLLAMVQALTAQNVNSIWEHSLLDTSAPKHLRKKPQAKDPLHPIKSEFILSKHLRLAYVLRARRDEPPAELARQLHSAVRSASLDTAMRLLAQGADPNYYHQEKGNTCLHVACRAGQPAQAELLAAWGADPTARDRDGLTPIDAARQGGHTELAARMVELVYEATDRLIQFLTGSRPDHATGKHFAVPRASDAHEMTDVAKAARGKLQLLPNHLFEELVMDIYDEIDRRETEAIWQTSGTGLERCGVVFLPVNPALSAPRNQGRQKLARLSCVELGALCRDVLLDATRRQHIASLHPHALMGPLNPLLSASHLKHVSHMSDDEPLYDSVASDDDYAALAPIDLDMGLDPRAGETVSSTYNPSLPIEHSTTSDLRFTSLHGKDVHSLKKELDSRDSTITELKNQLKNLQTIVEQLTKENSVLKTNSIDDNSLTSQTDITDNVSSFDNGLDTACKPPERGRSLETDQLTLSAEEADLKQALKSCQRPLTTLSSLDRSLTQSVLESSEVLPTAEMVHRRAEAVTRGIQELWAAARELGPASLSERAEGIRKSVRALLTLFPQTCSDCELEVVLSSLRTGGDALTAACGADDKGEFIKAAREIYQLDDTDSESDEEEPTPRIDEQTASQDDIGLAWHKMLRRPKRKR, encoded by the exons ATGATGATTTCGCGGTCGAAGCACCGCTCGTCGGTGGAGGTGTGTGCAGATTGCGGAGCATCGG ATCCGTCGTGGGCGTCGATCAACCGAGGTCTGCTACTGTGTGCGGAATGCTGCAGCGTGCACCGCAGCATGGGACGCCATATATCACATGTCAAGTCCCTGCGGCAGGGCACTTGGCCACCGTCACTTCTGGCT ATGGTCCAAGCTCTCACCGCTCAGAATGTGAACAGCATATGGGAACACTCCCTACTTGACACATCGGCACCCAAACATCTCCGCAAGAAGCCGCAAGCTAAAGATCCTTTACA CCCTATAAAATCGGAGTTCATCCTATCGAAGCACCTCCGGTTAGCCTACGTGCTGCGAGCACGGCGGGACGAGCCCCCGGCGGAGCTGGCGCGGCAGCTGCACAGCGCAGTCCGGAGCGCCTCGCTCGATACCGCCATGCGGCTGCTGGCGCAGGGCGCGGACCCTAACTACTACCATCAG GAGAAAGGCAACACCTGCCTGCACGTGGCGTGCCGGGCGGGGCAGCCCGCGCAGGCCGAGCTGCTGGCGGCGTGGGGCGCCGACCCCACCGCGCGCGACCGCGACGGACTTACGCCTATTGATGCTGCCAG ACAAGGCGGGCACACAGAGCTCGCCGCCCGAATGGTGGAACTAGTATACGAAGCCACCGACCGCCTCATACAGTTCCTGACCGGTTCGCGCCCGGACCACGCCACGGGGAAACACTTCGCTGTCCCACGAGCCTCGGATGCGCACGAGATGACTGATGTGGCTAAGGCTGCGAGGGGAAAATTGCAACTT CTACCGAATCACTTATTTGAAGAGCTAGTAATGGACATCTATGACGAAATCGACCGGAGAGAAACCGAAGCCA TATGGCAGACCAGCGGAACGGGACTAGAGCGATGCGGCGTCGTGTTCCTCCCAGTGAACCCGGCGTTATCAGCGCCGCGGAACCAGGGCAGGCAGAAGCTGGCGCGGTTATCCTGCGTGGAACTCGGCGCCCTCTGTCGGGACGTGTTGCTGGACGCTACTCGTCGTCAGCACATCGCTTCGCTGCACCCTCACG CATTAATGGGCCCGCTAAACCCGCTGCTGTCAGCGAGCCACTTGAAGCACGTATCTCATATGTCAGACGACGAGCCGCTCTACGACTCCGTCGCTTCGGACGACGATTACGCTGCGCTCGCACCCATAGATCTTGAT ATGGGCTTAGACCCGCGCGCCGGTGAGACCGTGTCTTCAACGTAcaatccttctctccccatCGAGCACTCCACCACCTCTGATCTCCGCTTCACTTCTCTACACGGCAAAGATGTCCACTCGCTAAAGAAAGAACTAGACAGCAGAGATTCTACAATTACAGAGCTTAAGAACCAACTAAAGAATCTACAAACCATAGTCGAGCAACTCACTAAAGAAAACAgcgttttaaaaacaaacagcATAGACGACAACAGCCTAACCTCACAAACAGATATAACCGACAACGTTTCTAGCTTCGACAATGGCTTAGATACGGCCTGCAAGCCTCCCGAGAGGGGCCGGAGTCTCGAGACAGACCAACTCACGCTTAGCGCCGAAGAGGCGGACTTAAAGCAGGCCCTCAAGAGCTGCCAGCGACCG CTAACGACCCTATCGAGCCTCGATCGCTCGCTGACACAGAGCGTGTTAGAATCTAGTGAAGTACTACCTACAGCAGAAATGGTACATCGACGAGCTGAGGCGGTGACGCGCGGCATACAG gAACTGTGGGCGGCGGCGCGAGAGCTCGGCCCCGCGAGCCTGAGTGAGCGTGCTGAGGGCATACGCAAGTCGGTTAGGGCGCTACTCACACTGTTTCCACAG ACATGTTCAGACTGCGAGTTAGAGGTGGTGCTGAGCTCTCTGCGCACGGGCGGCGACGCGCTCACcgcggcgtgcggcgcgg